A section of the Humulus lupulus chromosome 2, drHumLupu1.1, whole genome shotgun sequence genome encodes:
- the LOC133814551 gene encoding WD-40 repeat-containing protein MSI4-like translates to MVVGKDKFVVLWSIQDHISTAATRSGGSIIKNTKPGEGSEKAVDGLIVAPRGIYYGHEDTVEGVTFCPSSSQEFCSVGDESCLILWDARTGSSPAVKVEKAHDVDLYCVDWSPHDDNIILTVSDNNSLRMFDRPNLTSSGVGAPIHKFEGHKAIVLCVQWSRDRSYGFGSSA, encoded by the exons ATGGTTGTAGGTAAAGACAAGTTTGTTGTGTTGTGGAGTATTCAAGACCATATATCAACTGCAGCCACAAGATCTGGTGGATCAATTATTAAAAACACCAAGCCTGGGGAAGGTAGTGAAAAAGCTGTTGATGGTCTCATTGTTGCACCACGAGGAATATACTATGGCCATGAGGATACTGTTGAAGGTGTGACTTTCTGTCCATCTAG CTCACAGGAGTTTTGTAGTGTTGGTGATGAGTCTTGCCTTATATTATGGGATGCGCGAACTGGCTCTAGTCCTGCTGTGAAG GTTGAGAAAGCACATGATGTTGATCTCTACTGTGTTGATTGGAGTCCCCATGATGATAATATTATTCTGACAGT ATCGGATAATAATTCCTTACGCATGTTTGATCGACCGAATCTAACTTCTAGTGGAGTTGGAGCACCTATTCATAAATTTGAGGGTCACAAAGCTATTGTTCTTTGTGTACAG TGGTCTCGTGATAGATCATATGGTTTTGGAAGTTCTGCATAG